From Plectropomus leopardus isolate mb chromosome 17, YSFRI_Pleo_2.0, whole genome shotgun sequence, a single genomic window includes:
- the mcm5 gene encoding LOW QUALITY PROTEIN: DNA replication licensing factor MCM5 (The sequence of the model RefSeq protein was modified relative to this genomic sequence to represent the inferred CDS: inserted 1 base in 1 codon; deleted 1 base in 1 codon): protein MSGFDDPGVYYSDSFGGGEGPGGDEGGQKRVQIKKRFREFLRQFRVGTDRTGFTYKYRDDLKRHYTLGEFWXEVEMEDLASFDEDLSDCLYKLPSENLPLLEEAAKEVADEVTRPRPAGEETIQDIQVTLKSDAHHASIRGLKSEQVSRLVKVHGIIISATAVKAKATKVCLQCRGCRNVVPNIPLPPGLQGYALPRKCSSDNPGRVKCPVDPYFIIPDRCVCVDFQTLRLQESPDAVPHGEMPRHLQLYCDRYLCDRVVPGNRVTIMGIYSIKKMAAAKAKGKEKSAGVGIRASYLRVVGIQMDTEGAGRGATGSVSPQEEEELRALAATPNVYASLARSVAPSIYGSDDLKKAITCLLFGGSRKRLPDGLTRRGDINLLMLGDPGTAKSQLLKFVERCSPIGVFIRFYTSGKGSSAAGLTASVLRDPNTRGFIMEGGAMVLADGGVVCIDEFDKMREDDRVAIHEAMEQQTISIAKAGITTTLNSRCSVLAAANSVFGRWDDTKGEDNIDFMPTILSRFDMIFIIKDQHDQQRDMTLARHVMNVHLSAQTQTEGVEGEIPLATFKKYIAYSRVKCGPRLSAAAAEKLKNRYVLMRSGAREHERESDKRPSIPITVRHLEAVVRIAESLAKMKLQAVAGEEEVDEALRLFQVSTLDAALSGSLSGVEGFTSQEDQEMISRVEKQLKRRFAIGSQVSEHSIVQDFTKQKYPEHAIYKVLHLMLRRGELQHRMQRKVLYRVK from the exons agATGACCTGAAGAGACACTACACCCTGGGGGAGTTCT TGGAGGTGGAGATGGAGGATCTCGCCAGTTTTGACGAGGATCTGTCCGACTGTCTCTACAAGCTGCCGTCTGAGAACCTGCCTCTG CTGGAGGAGGCTGCGAAGGAGGTGGCGGATGAGGTGACTCGTCCTCGTCCTGCAGGGGAGGAGACGATCCAGGACATCCAGGTCACGCTGAAGAGCGACGCACATCACGCGTCTATCCGCGGCCTCAAG TCGGAGCAGGTGTCTCGTCTGGTGAAGGTGCACGGCATCATCATCTCCGCCACCGCGGTGAAGGCGAAGGCCACCAAGGTGTGTCTGCAGTGTCGCGGCTGCCGCAACGTCGTCCCCAACATCCCCCTGCCTCCGGGCCTGCAGGGTTACGCGCTGCCGCGCAAGTGCAGCAG tGACAATCCCGGCAGAGTGAAGTGTCCCGTGGACCCGTACTTCATCATCCCGGACCGCTGCGTCTGTGTCGACTTCCAGACTCTCCGCCTGCAGGAGTCTCCAGACGCCGTGCCTCATGGAGAGATGCCCCGTCACCTGCAGCTCTACTGCGACCG GTACCTGTGTGACCGCGTGGTCCCCGGAAACAGAGTGACCATCATGGGAATCTACTCCATCAAGAAGATGGCGGCTGCGAAGGCCAAAGGCAAAGAGAAGAGCGCCGGCGTGGGAATCCGAGCATCTTACCTGCGCGTGGTCGGCATCCAGATGGACACAGAAGGCGCCG gTCGTGGAGCTACCGGGTCCGTGTCTccacaggaagaggaggagctcAGAGCGCTCGCCGCCACTCCCAACGTCTACGCGTCTCTGGCTCGCTCCGTCGCTCCGTCCATCTACGGCAGCGACGACCTGAAGAAGGCCATCACCTGTCTGCTGTTCGGAGGCTCCAGGAAGAG GCTGCCTGACGGTCTGACGCGTCGAGGCGACATCAACCTGCTGATGCTG GGAGATCCCGGAACCGCCAAGTCTCAGCTGCTCAAGTTTGTGGAGAGGTGCTCGCCGATCGGGGTATTTATCC GTTTTTATACGTCGGGTAAAGGCAGCAGCGCCGCCGGTCTGACCGCCTCCGTGCTCAGGGACCCCAACACCCGCGGCTTCATCATGGAGGGCGGAGCCATGGTGCTGGCCGACGGCGGAGTCGTGTGCATCGATGAGTTTGACAAG ATGAGAGAAGACGACAGAGTGGCGATCCACGAAGCCATGGAGCAGCAGACCATCTCCATCGCCAAG GCCGGCATCACCACCACGCTCAACTCTCGCTGCTCCGTGCTGGCCGCCGCCAACTCCGTGTTCGGCCGCTGGGACGACACGAAGGGCGAGGACAACATCGACTTCATGCCCACCATCCTGTCCCGCTTTGACATGATCTTCATCATCAAAGATCAGCACGACCAGCAGAGAGACATG acgcTGGCCCGTCACGTGATGAACGTTCACCTGAGCGCTCAGACGCAAACGGAGGGAGTCGAGGGCGAGATCCCGCTCGCCACCTTCAAGAAGTACATCGCCTATTCCAGAGT GAAGTGCGGCCCTCGTCTCTCTGCTGCGGCTGCAGAGAAGCTGAAAAACAGATACGTGCTGATGAGGAGCGGCGCCAGAGAgcacgagagagagagcgacaAACGGCCCTCCATCCCCATCACCGTCAGGCAC CTGGAGGCGGTGGTGCGAATCGCAGAGTCGCTGGCGAAGATGAAGCTGCAGGCCGTCgccggagaggaggaggtggacgAGGCTCTCAGACTCTTCCAGGTGTCCACGCTGGACGCCGCGCTGTCCGGCAGCCTCTCAG GAGTCGAGGGCTTCACCTCTCAGGAGGACCAGGAGATGATCTCTCGGGTCGAGAAGCAGCTGAAGAGACGTTTTGCTATCGGCTCCCAGGTGTCGGAGCACAGCATCGTCCAGGACTTCACCAAACAG AAATATCCGGAGCACGCCATCTACAAAGTCCTCCACCTGATGCTGAGGAGGGGCGAGCTGCAGCACCGCATGCAGAGGAAAGTCCTCTACAGAGTCAAATAG